The following are encoded in a window of Urocitellus parryii isolate mUroPar1 chromosome 7, mUroPar1.hap1, whole genome shotgun sequence genomic DNA:
- the Hey1 gene encoding hairy/enhancer-of-split related with YRPW motif protein 1 isoform X1 yields the protein MKRAHPEYSSSDSELDETIEVEKESADENGNLSSALGSMSPTTSSQILARKRRRGIIEKRRRDRINNSLSELRRLVPSAFEKQVMEKGSAKLEKAEILQMTVDHLKMLHTAGGKGYFDAHALAMDYRSLGFRECLAEVARYLSIIEGLDASDPLRFRLVSHLNNYASQREAASGAHAGLGHIPWGSAFGHHPHIAHPLLLPQNSHGSAGTAASPTEPHHQGRLASAHPEAPALRAPPTGGLGPVLPVVTSASKLSPPLLSSVASLSAFPFSFGSFHLLSPNALSPSAPTQAANLGKPYRPWGTEIGAF from the exons ATGAAGCGAGCTCACCCCGAGTACAGCTCCTCGGATAGCGAGCTGGACGAGACCATAGAGGTGGAGAAGGAGAGTGCGGACGAGAATGG AAACTTGAGTTCGGCTCTAGGTTCCATGTCCCCAACTACATCTTCCCAGATCTTGGCCAGGAAAAGACGGAGAGGc ATCATTGAGAAGCGCCGACGAGACCGGATCAATAACAGTTTGTCTGAGCTAAGGAGGCTGGTACCCAGTGCTTTTGAGAAGCAGGTAATGGAGAAA GGATCTGCTAAGCTAGAAAAAGCTGAGATCTTACAGATGACCGTGGATCACCTGAAAATGCTGCACACGGCAGGAGGGAAAG gTTATTTTGACGCACATGCCCTAGCTATGGACTATCGGAGTTTGGGGTTTCGGGAATGCCTGGCGGAAGTTGCCCGTTACCTGAGCATCATTGAAGGACTAGATGCCTCCGACCCGCTTCGCTTTCGATTGGTCTCACATCTCAACAACTACGCCTCCCAGCGGGAAGCTGCGAGTGGCGCCCACGCGGGTCTTGGACACATTCCCTGGGGGAGCGCCTTCGGACATCATCCACACATCGCGCACCCGCTGTTGCTGCCCCAGAACAGCCACGGCAGCGCTGGCACCGCTGCATCGCCCACGGAACCACACCACCAGGGCAGGTTGGCCTCGGCACATCCGGAGGCTCCTGCTTTGCGAGCGCCCCCTACTGGCGGCCTTGGACCGGTTCTTCCCGTGGTCACCTCTGCCTCCAAACTCTCACCGCCTCTGCTGTCCTCAGTAGCCTCGCTGTctgccttccccttctcctttggCTCCTTCCATTTACTCTCTCCCAATGCACTGAGCCCTTCGGCACCCACGCAGGCGGCAAACCTTGGCAAGCCCTATAGACCTTGGGGGACGGAGATcggagctttttaa
- the Hey1 gene encoding hairy/enhancer-of-split related with YRPW motif protein 1 isoform X2 codes for MKRAHPEYSSSDSELDETIEVEKESADENGNLSSALGSMSPTTSSQILARKRRRGIIEKRRRDRINNSLSELRRLVPSAFEKQGSAKLEKAEILQMTVDHLKMLHTAGGKGYFDAHALAMDYRSLGFRECLAEVARYLSIIEGLDASDPLRFRLVSHLNNYASQREAASGAHAGLGHIPWGSAFGHHPHIAHPLLLPQNSHGSAGTAASPTEPHHQGRLASAHPEAPALRAPPTGGLGPVLPVVTSASKLSPPLLSSVASLSAFPFSFGSFHLLSPNALSPSAPTQAANLGKPYRPWGTEIGAF; via the exons ATGAAGCGAGCTCACCCCGAGTACAGCTCCTCGGATAGCGAGCTGGACGAGACCATAGAGGTGGAGAAGGAGAGTGCGGACGAGAATGG AAACTTGAGTTCGGCTCTAGGTTCCATGTCCCCAACTACATCTTCCCAGATCTTGGCCAGGAAAAGACGGAGAGGc ATCATTGAGAAGCGCCGACGAGACCGGATCAATAACAGTTTGTCTGAGCTAAGGAGGCTGGTACCCAGTGCTTTTGAGAAGCAG GGATCTGCTAAGCTAGAAAAAGCTGAGATCTTACAGATGACCGTGGATCACCTGAAAATGCTGCACACGGCAGGAGGGAAAG gTTATTTTGACGCACATGCCCTAGCTATGGACTATCGGAGTTTGGGGTTTCGGGAATGCCTGGCGGAAGTTGCCCGTTACCTGAGCATCATTGAAGGACTAGATGCCTCCGACCCGCTTCGCTTTCGATTGGTCTCACATCTCAACAACTACGCCTCCCAGCGGGAAGCTGCGAGTGGCGCCCACGCGGGTCTTGGACACATTCCCTGGGGGAGCGCCTTCGGACATCATCCACACATCGCGCACCCGCTGTTGCTGCCCCAGAACAGCCACGGCAGCGCTGGCACCGCTGCATCGCCCACGGAACCACACCACCAGGGCAGGTTGGCCTCGGCACATCCGGAGGCTCCTGCTTTGCGAGCGCCCCCTACTGGCGGCCTTGGACCGGTTCTTCCCGTGGTCACCTCTGCCTCCAAACTCTCACCGCCTCTGCTGTCCTCAGTAGCCTCGCTGTctgccttccccttctcctttggCTCCTTCCATTTACTCTCTCCCAATGCACTGAGCCCTTCGGCACCCACGCAGGCGGCAAACCTTGGCAAGCCCTATAGACCTTGGGGGACGGAGATcggagctttttaa